A region of the Bacteroidales bacterium genome:
AACTTCACGATGCTCATCTTTAACCGCTGGGGAGAATTGATTTACAAAACCAATGATTTAAACAGTCCTTGGAACGGAAGGTATAACAACACAGGCGATTTGGTTGAGGTAGGTGTTTATGTTTA
Encoded here:
- a CDS encoding gliding motility-associated C-terminal domain-containing protein, which gives rise to NFTMLIFNRWGELIYKTNDLNSPWNGRYNNTGDLVEVGVYVYKVVVKEMDDGPKHEFIGRVSVIR